Proteins co-encoded in one Acidovorax sp. 69 genomic window:
- a CDS encoding glycine zipper 2TM domain-containing protein has translation MNLTVQPPTPAAGVAVPPTGLAMKWMWVAIGVLGVSVLALGATLVVQNRTPSGMPEASAPAQRLAAPRTPESEIIDEKRPQALSSSSQAAMNSGANLRPPATAGVGRPGEMVGGQMAPTGAGPAQPLRGATPVCRSCGRVESVQAVQQAAPATGVGAVAGGVLGAVVGNQIGKGSGRTAATVLGAVGGGYVGHKVEERSRTHTVYQIAVRMEDGSVRHFQRAEATAVGTPVVLQGKGFRVDQGGSARAADPYPQSQPGAVRVSDTY, from the coding sequence ATGAATCTCACCGTACAACCTCCGACCCCCGCCGCTGGTGTGGCGGTACCGCCGACGGGCCTCGCCATGAAATGGATGTGGGTCGCCATCGGTGTGCTGGGCGTGAGCGTGCTGGCCTTGGGGGCCACTCTGGTGGTGCAGAACCGCACACCCTCCGGGATGCCCGAAGCTTCGGCGCCAGCGCAGAGGTTGGCGGCCCCGCGCACCCCAGAGTCAGAGATCATTGACGAAAAACGGCCGCAAGCGCTTTCCAGTTCTTCCCAGGCAGCTATGAATAGTGGAGCAAATTTGCGTCCACCAGCGACGGCAGGTGTCGGCCGCCCCGGCGAGATGGTCGGAGGTCAGATGGCGCCCACCGGCGCGGGGCCCGCGCAGCCCCTGCGGGGGGCGACACCGGTGTGCCGTAGCTGCGGACGGGTTGAATCCGTGCAGGCGGTGCAGCAGGCCGCACCCGCCACGGGGGTGGGTGCTGTGGCTGGCGGGGTACTGGGTGCCGTGGTGGGCAACCAGATTGGCAAGGGCAGTGGCCGCACGGCCGCCACGGTGCTCGGTGCTGTGGGCGGCGGGTATGTGGGCCACAAGGTGGAAGAGCGAAGCCGCACCCACACGGTCTACCAGATCGCGGTGCGCATGGAGGACGGCTCGGTGCGTCACTTCCAGCGTGCCGAGGCCACGGCGGTGGGCACGCCGGTGGTGCTGCAGGGCAAGGGCTTCCGGGTAGACCAGGGCGGTTCAGCACGCGCTGCAGACCCTTACCCCCAGTCGCAGCCTGGCGCGGTGCGGGTGTCGGACACCTATTGA
- a CDS encoding SDR family oxidoreductase, whose translation MSVKQLFDLTGQVALVTGGSRGLGLQMAEALGEMGAKLAITARKADELAEAKKHLEGLGYEVLTVVNDLQKTEDIPGLVDQVVARFGTIDILVNNAGATWGAKAEDYPDAAWHKVMDLNVSAPFFLSREVGKRCMIPRGKGSIIVTASVAALKGTPPGMNTIAYNTSKAAALHFARTLASEWGHYGIRVNAICPGFFPSKMASGLIEKLGPTMIERTPLRRIGGEEDLKGAVVFLASNASRHITGESIVVDGGASLI comes from the coding sequence ATGAGCGTCAAGCAACTCTTCGATCTCACCGGCCAGGTTGCCCTGGTCACCGGCGGCTCGCGCGGCCTGGGCCTGCAGATGGCCGAAGCCTTGGGCGAAATGGGTGCCAAGCTCGCCATCACGGCGCGCAAGGCCGATGAACTGGCCGAGGCCAAGAAGCACCTGGAGGGCCTGGGCTACGAGGTCCTGACCGTGGTGAACGACCTGCAGAAAACCGAGGACATCCCCGGCCTGGTGGACCAGGTGGTTGCGCGCTTTGGCACCATCGATATCCTCGTCAACAACGCGGGTGCCACCTGGGGCGCCAAGGCAGAAGACTACCCCGATGCCGCCTGGCACAAGGTGATGGACCTGAATGTGAGCGCACCGTTTTTCCTGTCCCGCGAAGTGGGCAAGCGCTGCATGATCCCGCGCGGCAAGGGATCCATCATCGTCACCGCCTCGGTGGCCGCGCTCAAGGGCACCCCTCCGGGCATGAACACCATCGCCTACAACACCTCCAAGGCCGCAGCCCTGCACTTTGCGCGCACGCTGGCTTCTGAATGGGGGCACTACGGTATCCGCGTCAATGCCATCTGCCCCGGATTCTTCCCGAGCAAGATGGCCAGCGGCCTCATTGAAAAACTCGGCCCGACCATGATCGAGCGCACACCGCTGCGCCGCATCGGTGGTGAAGAAGACCTCAAGGGTGCCGTGGTGTTCCTGGCGTCCAACGCCTCACGCCACATCACGGGCGAATCCATCGTGGTGGATGGCGGCGCCAGCCTGATTTGA
- a CDS encoding acyl-CoA dehydrogenase family protein: MDFTYTPKVIDLQQRLTAFMEEHIYPAESVYHHEVANNRKAGNVWQPTKVMEDLKAKAKAANLWNLFLPESNLGAGLTNLEYAPLCEIMGRSHIAPEAFNCSAPDTGNMETLARYATLEQQQRWLLPLLDGTIRSAFAMTEPDVASSDATNIEARITRDGDHYLINGRKWWTSGAPDPRCEILIFMGKTDPDHANRHQQQSMILVPMDTPGVTMERALPVFGYDHAPHGHGEVNFVNVRVPVANILLGEGRGFEIAQGRLGPGRIHHCMRLIGVAERALELMCQRALGRVAFHKPVADQGVTRERIANARILIDQARFLVLNAAQMMDTVGNKVARKEIAMIKVAAPNMACQVIDWAMQVHGGGGVSDDFPLAAAYAQARTLRFADGPDEVHRNAIAKDELARHLKRA; this comes from the coding sequence ATGGATTTCACCTACACCCCCAAAGTCATCGACCTGCAGCAGCGCCTGACGGCGTTCATGGAAGAACACATCTACCCCGCCGAATCGGTGTACCACCACGAGGTGGCCAACAACCGCAAGGCCGGCAACGTCTGGCAGCCCACGAAGGTGATGGAAGACCTCAAGGCCAAAGCCAAAGCCGCCAACCTCTGGAACCTGTTCCTGCCCGAGTCGAACCTGGGCGCGGGCCTGACCAACCTTGAATACGCGCCGCTGTGCGAAATCATGGGCCGCTCGCACATTGCGCCCGAGGCCTTCAACTGCTCAGCCCCCGACACCGGCAACATGGAGACGCTGGCGCGCTACGCCACCCTCGAGCAGCAACAGCGCTGGCTGCTGCCGCTGCTCGACGGCACCATCCGCTCGGCCTTTGCCATGACAGAGCCCGACGTGGCATCGTCCGACGCCACCAACATCGAAGCCCGCATCACCCGTGATGGCGACCATTACCTGATCAACGGCCGCAAGTGGTGGACCTCGGGTGCGCCCGACCCACGCTGCGAGATCCTGATCTTCATGGGCAAGACCGACCCTGACCATGCCAACCGGCACCAGCAGCAATCGATGATCCTCGTGCCCATGGACACGCCCGGCGTGACCATGGAGCGTGCCCTGCCCGTGTTCGGTTATGACCACGCGCCGCACGGCCACGGCGAGGTGAACTTTGTGAACGTGCGCGTGCCCGTGGCCAACATCCTGCTGGGCGAAGGACGCGGCTTCGAGATCGCCCAGGGCCGCCTCGGCCCCGGGCGCATCCACCACTGCATGCGCCTCATCGGTGTGGCCGAGCGTGCGCTGGAGCTGATGTGCCAGCGCGCCCTGGGCCGTGTGGCGTTTCACAAGCCGGTGGCGGACCAGGGCGTGACACGCGAGCGTATTGCCAATGCCCGCATCCTCATCGACCAGGCCCGTTTTCTGGTGCTCAATGCCGCGCAGATGATGGACACGGTGGGCAACAAGGTGGCGCGCAAGGAGATCGCGATGATCAAGGTGGCAGCGCCCAACATGGCCTGCCAGGTGATCGACTGGGCCATGCAGGTGCATGGCGGCGGTGGTGTGAGCGATGACTTCCCGCTGGCAGCCGCCTACGCCCAGGCCCGCACCCTGCGTTTTGCCGACGGCCCCGACGAGGTGCACCGCAATGCCATCGCCAAGGACGAACTGGCCCGCCACCTCAAGCGCGCATGA